The genomic interval ATCTTGCTCAAATTCCTTAATTTTCAGTTCAGATTGGCGTAATTTGGCGATTAACTCCAGTTTGCTTAAATTATTATAAGCAGTATTTCTTACAACTGATTTCATCAATGAATTTTCAATCACCAAAAGAAATTCCTATTCTTAAGTATCGATATCTTCAAAGTCAGCATCTTCAATTTGCGATTCATCGATATCGAGCGATTTCTTTTTAGGTTTGCCTTGTACGGATGGCCTGCCGGATTTGGGCTGGAAGATATGTTTGACAACTTTATATCCGTAATAGATCAATATACCCCACAACAATAATTGCAGCAATTTCATGCTTTGTTTTCCTCACTTACCCTGGGTATATAATATTTAGTACCTCCCAATGGATTAGAGATTTGATCGATTAAACTGATTAAATCCTTATCGTTATTGACAAAATCAATCTGGGTAGTGTCCACTATCAAAAGGGGAGTTTCATTATAATGAAAAAAGAAATGATTATAGGCTTCAACCAGGGAACGAATATATTCCTCATTAATTTTTTTTTCATAAGAGCGCTTTCTTTTACGAATATTTGACATAAGCCTTGCGGTGTTGGATTGAAGGTATATAACTTGGTCAGGTTTGGGAATTTCTCTTTCAAGTAAAGTGGCTACATGATCATACAACATGTATTCACGTTCATCCAGAGTAATAGATGCAAATATTCTATCTTTAGCAAAAACATAGTCCGAAATAAGCACCGAATGAAACAAATCTTGCTGATTTAATTCTTGTTGTTGGCGGTAGCGACTGAGAAGGAAAAACATCTGGGTTTGAAATGCAAATCGCTGGGGATCCTCGTAAAAATCTTGCAGAAATGGATTCTCCTCATGCTTTTCCAAAACGACATTGCCTGTAAGACGTTTACTTAATAGATTGCATAAACTTGTTTTACCTACACCAATTACACCTTCAACGACTAAATATTGTAATTTTTTCACCGGAGTGCCTTTTCACGGGCATCTAACTTAATGTGCAGTTCCTCTGCCGGATATATAAGACGAACTTTACCCTGGTCAGGACAAAAATCAT from candidate division KSB1 bacterium carries:
- a CDS encoding deoxynucleoside kinase, translated to MKKLQYLVVEGVIGVGKTSLCNLLSKRLTGNVVLEKHEENPFLQDFYEDPQRFAFQTQMFFLLSRYRQQQELNQQDLFHSVLISDYVFAKDRIFASITLDEREYMLYDHVATLLEREIPKPDQVIYLQSNTARLMSNIRKRKRSYEKKINEEYIRSLVEAYNHFFFHYNETPLLIVDTTQIDFVNNDKDLISLIDQISNPLGGTKYYIPRVSEENKA